One Pseudomonadota bacterium DNA window includes the following coding sequences:
- the bla gene encoding subclass B1 metallo-beta-lactamase, translating to MLAAALALLVAGVAAAQSEPDVHLSEPLAEGVWMHVSYQQTKRWGQIRSNGLVVARGDGEAVLVDTAWNDEQTRVLLDLVREELGREVVAAVSTHAHNDKMGGVATLRAAGIATFAHPVANTFAPKRGLTRAEFDLAFDQDGVTAEPRLAPLEVLFPGPGHTVANLVAYVPAGEVLFGGCLVRPGNAINLGNTADGNVEAWGASVAAAAERFPAATIVVPSHGKAGGRELLTRTVTLAKDAVASD from the coding sequence TTGCTCGCTGCCGCGCTGGCCCTGCTCGTGGCAGGCGTCGCCGCGGCACAGTCCGAACCGGACGTGCACCTCTCCGAGCCCCTCGCCGAGGGCGTGTGGATGCACGTGAGCTACCAGCAGACAAAGCGCTGGGGCCAGATCCGCTCGAACGGCCTCGTGGTGGCGCGCGGGGACGGCGAAGCGGTGCTTGTCGACACCGCCTGGAACGACGAGCAGACCCGCGTTCTGTTGGATCTCGTCCGCGAGGAACTCGGGCGCGAGGTGGTGGCCGCCGTCAGCACCCACGCCCACAACGACAAGATGGGCGGCGTCGCCACCCTGCGCGCCGCGGGCATCGCCACTTTCGCCCACCCGGTCGCCAACACGTTCGCCCCAAAGCGCGGCCTGACCCGCGCGGAGTTCGATCTGGCGTTCGATCAGGATGGTGTGACGGCCGAGCCGCGCCTGGCCCCGCTCGAGGTGCTATTCCCTGGGCCTGGCCACACCGTGGCCAACCTCGTCGCCTACGTGCCGGCAGGGGAGGTGCTCTTCGGCGGCTGCCTCGTGCGACCCGGTAACGCGATCAACCTCGGCAACACCGCGGACGGCAACGTCGAGGCCTGGGGCGCCTCCGTGGCGGCCGCCGCCGAGCGCTTTCCCGCCGCCACGATCGTCGTGCCCAGCCATGGCAAGGCGGGCGGCCGCGAGCTGCTCACGCGGACGGTGACCCTCGCCAAGGACGCCGTTGCGAGCGATTGA